A single Vigna radiata var. radiata cultivar VC1973A chromosome 8, Vradiata_ver6, whole genome shotgun sequence DNA region contains:
- the LOC106769614 gene encoding heavy metal-associated isoprenylated plant protein 6: MGEQKEQPKNETEKKPEDGAPKKDDGPAPVIYKLDLHCEGCVKKIKRTARHFPGVETVKADLSANKVTVTGKMDAEKLREKLAERTKKKVDFVTPPPKKEAAAEKPPEKKAEEKKPEEKKPEEKPKETTVVLKIKLHCDGCIAKIRRIILRFKGVQSVSLDGGKDLVTVKGTMDVKEMVPYLNEKLKRNVEVVPPKKEEEKKEKADGGEKKEKADGGEKKEKDGGGEKKEKDAAAEAKAEVNKMEFMYPIPPPSFWYQGGQFPGQTSYAMEVQPSYGINNHYVEQGYVNHGYPMQPPLPYYMHPNAPPPQMFSDENPNACSIM, encoded by the exons ATGGGAGAG CAAAAGGAGCAGCCAAAGAATGAAACAGAGAAGAAGCCAGAGGATGGAGCACCCAAGAAAGACGATGGACCCGCCCCTGTCATTTACAAACTCGACTTGCATTGCGAGGGATGCGTCAAGAAGATCAAACGCACCGCTCGACACTTTCCAG GTGTGGAAACCGTTAAAGCAGATCTATCGGCTAACAAAGTGACCGTTACCGGGAAAATGGACGCCGAGAAGCTTCGAGAGAAGCTCGCCGAGAGAACCAAGAAGAAGGTTGATTTTGTCACACCTCCGCCGAAGAAAGAGGCCGCCGCCGAAAAACCGCCGGAAAAGAAGGCCGAAGAGAAGAAACCTGAGGAGAAAAAACCAGAAGAAAAGCCTAAAGag ACCACGGTGGTTTTGAAGATCAAACTACACTGTGACGGTTGCATTGCGAAAATCCGAAGAATCATTCTCAGGTTCAAAG GTGTTCAGTCGGTGAGCCTTGACGGAGGCAAGGACTTGGTAACGGTGAAGGGAACGATGGACGTGAAGGAGATGGTGCCGTACCTGAACGAGAAGCTTAAGCGAAACGTGGAAGTGGTGCCTCCGAAGAAAGAGgaggagaagaaagagaaagcagaCGGcggagagaagaaagagaaagccgATGGcggagagaagaaagagaaagacgGCGGCGgtgagaagaaagagaaagacgCTGCGGCGGAAGCGAAGGCAGAGGTTAACAAAATGGAATTCATGTACCCGATCCCACCTCCCTCGTTCTGGTACCAAGGAGGACAGTTTCCCGGTCAAACAAGTTACGCTATGGAGGTTCAACCATCCTATGGTATTAACAATCATTACGTGGAGCAAGGGTACGTGAATCATGGTTATCCTATGCAGCCGCCTCTACCGTATTACATGCACCCTAACGCTCCTCCTCCGCAGATGTTCAGCGATGAGAACCCGAATGCCTGTTCCATCATGTGA